A genomic region of Patescibacteria group bacterium contains the following coding sequences:
- a CDS encoding ribonucleotide-diphosphate reductase subunit beta, with translation MTLKMSDIRPDINKRRIINGEDADVIQLHPMKHNFAWDAYLAGNANHWLPTEIAMQDDIELWKSDNLSDDERQAFQTALGFFTTADSIAANNLVLALYKHITSPECRMYLLRQSYEEAIHTHAYQYIVESLGLDGSKVFNMYRENSAHFSKAKFILTFNEGIFADDFHTGTFESDQKFLENLCVFSLILEGIFFYSSFAVIFGFQRQNKLVGSAEQIQYIMRDESQHLNFGVNMINAIKEEQPELWTDEFQTKMVDLITQATKLEYTYAQEVFPRGIFGMNADGFKQYIEHVADRRLASVGLPKQYHTKNPFPWMSEAADLSKEKNFFETRVIEYQTGGTLDWE, from the coding sequence ATGACACTTAAAATGTCCGACATAAGACCAGATATTAATAAGAGACGAATCATAAATGGCGAAGATGCCGATGTCATCCAATTACACCCTATGAAGCATAATTTTGCCTGGGATGCCTATTTGGCTGGCAATGCCAACCACTGGCTACCGACAGAAATCGCTATGCAGGACGATATTGAGCTTTGGAAATCAGATAATTTATCGGACGACGAACGACAAGCATTCCAGACAGCCCTCGGGTTTTTCACTACAGCCGACTCGATTGCAGCTAATAATTTAGTCCTGGCCCTGTACAAACACATTACCAGCCCGGAATGCCGCATGTACTTATTGCGTCAGTCCTATGAGGAAGCCATACACACTCACGCATACCAGTACATCGTAGAGAGCCTTGGCCTTGACGGCAGCAAGGTATTCAATATGTACCGAGAAAACTCCGCTCACTTTAGCAAGGCTAAATTCATTTTAACCTTCAATGAGGGAATATTTGCCGATGACTTCCATACTGGTACATTTGAAAGCGACCAAAAGTTCCTAGAAAACCTCTGCGTATTTTCGCTTATCCTAGAGGGAATATTCTTCTATTCTAGCTTCGCGGTAATCTTTGGTTTCCAGCGTCAAAACAAACTTGTTGGTAGCGCCGAACAAATACAGTATATAATGCGTGATGAATCTCAGCATCTCAACTTTGGTGTTAATATGATAAATGCCATTAAGGAGGAACAGCCTGAACTCTGGACGGATGAGTTCCAGACTAAAATGGTTGATTTGATAACTCAAGCCACCAAGCTAGAATATACCTATGCCCAGGAAGTGTTTCCGCGCGGCATATTTGGTATGAATGCCGACGGCTTCAAGCAATATATAGAACATGTAGCTGATAGGCGCCTGGCATCAGTTGGCCTGCCGAAGCAATACCACACCAAAAATCCGTTCCCATGGATGAGCGAAGCTGCCGACCTAAGTAAAGAAAAGAACTTTTTCGAAACACGAGTTATTGAATACCAAACAGGCGGAACTCTGGATTGGGAATAG